A region from the Mycoplasmopsis bovigenitalium genome encodes:
- a CDS encoding ABC transporter ATP-binding protein codes for MNKKRKLNDEDKQFNDLQSLTSIVTLETKITKNNVLDVFEKSGKRNITAPWSAYSYIRRIGRRKRKKDGNENLTNSTGNIIEVQNVTKIYSTGNVLTKVLNNINLEIKAGEIVLILGISGGGKSTLLNLISGLDRPTKGNIIVANKNLPYMSDREITKLRRDKVSFIFQNYNLLENLNAFDNVMTGAWLQKDLSRRLDLTDLFKEYGMSDEINKFPTEMSGGQQQRVSIMRALSKNAEIIFADEPTGALDEQTTRIVLNSLYKANRDWKTTVIMVSHNPAMSAMCHKVVHIEKGNIVRIDINENPLHPDQIGLYNE; via the coding sequence ATGAACAAAAAAAGAAAATTAAATGATGAAGACAAGCAATTTAATGATTTGCAGTCTTTAACTTCAATTGTTACATTAGAGACCAAAATTACAAAAAACAATGTTTTGGATGTTTTTGAAAAATCTGGCAAAAGAAATATTACTGCTCCTTGAAGTGCTTATTCATATATTCGCAGAATTGGCAGAAGAAAACGAAAAAAAGATGGCAACGAAAATTTAACTAATTCAACTGGCAACATTATTGAAGTTCAAAATGTAACCAAAATTTATTCAACTGGCAATGTGTTAACAAAAGTTTTAAACAACATAAACCTTGAAATTAAAGCTGGGGAAATTGTTTTAATTTTAGGGATTAGTGGTGGGGGTAAATCTACATTGCTTAACTTAATTTCAGGATTAGATAGGCCAACTAAAGGCAACATTATTGTTGCAAACAAAAATTTACCCTACATGTCAGATCGTGAAATTACTAAACTTAGACGCGATAAGGTAAGTTTTATATTCCAAAATTACAATTTATTGGAAAATTTGAATGCTTTTGATAATGTGATGACTGGAGCATGACTTCAAAAAGATTTATCAAGAAGACTGGATTTAACCGATTTATTCAAAGAGTATGGAATGAGTGATGAGATTAACAAGTTTCCAACTGAAATGTCAGGTGGTCAGCAGCAAAGAGTATCAATAATGAGAGCTTTATCAAAAAATGCTGAAATTATTTTTGCTGATGAACCAACCGGCGCACTTGATGAGCAAACAACCAGAATTGTTTTAAATTCTCTTTACAAAGCAAATCGCGATTGAAAAACAACAGTGATTATGGTTAGTCACAACCCAGCAATGTCTGCAATGTGTCATAAAGTTGTGCATATTGAAAAAGGTAATATAGTTCGGATTGATATTAATGAAAATCCGTTGCATCCAGACCAAATAGGCTTATATAACGAATAA
- a CDS encoding FtsX-like permease family protein: MWRLFKEVLRSLRKNKVVVIGLSILVFLTSAIFTLLSSVKNVISGGFDNYKNVSKLHDVSVDLNLPNQGSPYNQGYYINGETSETLAKDKKTSYSPIIYQVDESSFNKYKEIFNEYRFKEFNDLDSSLINSYIKINELGINDPKYLDLFVKKDDLLKLYSVYKAEQQNHKEQTINFDLKFVENFNFSTQKPLKWQLYKFDGKNYQPAQDKIDVNVNEKFKTQNNIKLGDILTITNIDNVSYFSQISNLYANIKHNTITSDYKIGQFWINNDEGIVINANKIISALGLKRASSNPHDAQYYSYVIGDKDKFLSLVDVENIQQINEKTSLKNEFEFKQIFNENFSKSFNSYINLEANKKYNISPSWVSKTTLKTVFLRDNYYTSFVEGFGKEKWTGAFKTYMDSLGKINVANRNEVWDELETFDYWRKNKIVILKPYKRTADGKWEIDENQYKTKTISLPLSSNFDFADLKTIKLWTDDSRVRPDGNKYKIDKNNSQNIIDIYSTNLYDRVAKKFNNLDDINKLQYLSNENILNERYSIINSRAYESTKSVIVDKILAKVGEENVGIRQTITVNAVDEKTNQQNVYHFINAGNNAHTISGIKMNVGELYNEKTHPTSLTTLSNEDKQIYNSTQLNSYISSLLINSIFKNLYPDPNFINPIYEFKNVIDFNPETNKTQTFLNKKIVKLANYSNDDKLHSNEQTNYGVIGFANKFKMVEKVDENNYNVKYFNKMPVEGMDFGTLNNFLKNNKLTIALKYIKTDGEGWVTSSKEFNNIKYIPIKYLSPKAELMQDILANGRIDALANSIEKYLLTSELLNKSFLTNEQILEITDILKIVLNKHNFASVFASGKLNQGIMPELIFDLLYELSHHKKGNLLKLILDNVLNQALISVKRNGSLEEQKQNLVIEVKNLFTVLKEAINIDLGKFISPKTLVYSSKNPVIFSESLVELINSIDFKKLSEKARVFFEQTNNKTKLHPENKQPYIHKLSSGDVIKWIFESIDQKQFKNSIAGLINNLDMRYIFDIRNSDSIIFKLVSQFVPSLSDGLEKVISKIDQNKDNEFINVKNGLINIINSVDFEILSAELNKYQVEKFIEYTDNYFDVETNKQVSKKHNIVLNQISAKNGILAFIKSLFYAPGSNRTFKNNLIEMFNLSSSVEVKTTQNGSKVFVPKTDNDKLSFLDFLSIFSGLNNSSSSTVFKNYIYEQLLLNIKDKISKSDKTINFDLLNNEETRFIKEFGIFNDKNTIQDALNKVDNLIAFIKQTKGGSNSFVEPKNKTGADLLGDLIRFNDGNTTWQLLKQLISLNAGFDIQNDYSVSAQAFDIFTPWLQIFLNKDVNESETNKFIKDLLNFAISPSILQHMQTKSRGDNIPFVNNNDYYITDALSNPNNNTLFNADENNKFLNKDVENLAENNPKFRNWILNNKLLLINQLAMIASSHKFSANQQYPQGIYYAIVKQFVDNYLSKPEFYSIAPIAFNLASKIVVNIPVEIFGINKILINPILRFIFPEVALTYLASQRENESLINGNLAYLVLNRTVDFELLANENTNEFKLLSNYLDLALSDKDTSLIPLNLDKTKNLVMDGPAIENIKEKSLKIPRVFGINLLKIIPDILQNIVEPTELKEIVFNSSSSYVAKANYAYLIKNNKEIFNGEIPSDPLKIDDFINNLDEKYLLNVNGIKFVIVGQDITVDYMYPVVDENNLQVNTSNQALVYVNNSGFDRIKLAYAGNVVKEALLVKNSTKLSNNELKAQLTNIVDKSISDSNKLQRVFLSTEIDPINPERALRLNTVESIIKLISVATTALITGLSIVVGVAIIFVVKRYISNKNKVIGILVSQGYSVSQIALSLTIFALVTSIIGGVLGYVIGNRLQLTLLSVFSNYWTMPKETINFDWIAMIFTVFVPFISMSILIYIVALVSLRYKPVELMSNQVELPKSKIIHNYHKFTKRANVKSRFSTVLALGNIWKLIAFSTSVALTSSATIFGIATSNVFKTTVSDTYKNRNYSFKIDLESPTIEGGLYTTYQPENLYKNLYTPIGDSIESQRELNDFFKPGYSNVVNKNGLNGIKNDTDSYYDSHILTQFSASIKVDAGVSVDPWQVAYNSMPDSQKAKIDKDRDRVGVLLERTQIENTKNKWDINPITKYVSLKDEKDNNLDFFKYYRSPFEKQGKFVYAKWNGTEYEMRSVTTEQKMRELYRKFLLNGYKALQNRINLETKNPDLIKRPSTNSIEKSIQYNYWLEDAGELYGPTINDYFISFGGVYFNENHDEVYSYIKSNYKGKDIKVYGYKRDSNFVKLLNDKGQNLYESLYNFNNEQLSPLVINKVAADNYNLNLNDVIEIQINNHIDRYHNEILKQIGEKPIKHKARFKIVGINPTYVNNEFITTIDAANKLIGLDKFSNGNNTPFNGILTNNANPLQVTGSTGLYSRSGYWSSIDTFNTGAQSIETTKSMFDQIFNPKNGVLSRTLNQDQIMKFLDPTKDKFDENAYKSIREQPQQAISKFANIYENKVYIALSSAIDSKEIESGFIGQISNTIQTITISIIVLSFNVSLIILIIMSTIIISENQKNIAIWSILGYKNREKLKMFFLVYIPFIVVAILISIPISIAIMASFKAALLSFSGVALNLVLKPIYVLLTTLIMLLIFFVTSFITWISVNKMKPVDLLKGK; the protein is encoded by the coding sequence ATGTGAAGATTATTTAAAGAAGTATTAAGATCGCTTAGAAAGAATAAAGTAGTTGTTATTGGGCTAAGTATATTAGTTTTTTTAACTTCTGCTATATTTACACTATTATCAAGTGTTAAAAATGTTATTTCTGGCGGGTTTGATAATTACAAGAACGTTTCAAAATTGCACGATGTTAGTGTTGATTTAAATTTGCCTAATCAAGGTTCTCCGTATAATCAAGGTTATTATATAAATGGCGAAACAAGTGAAACACTTGCAAAAGATAAAAAGACTTCATATTCGCCAATCATTTATCAAGTTGATGAATCTTCTTTTAATAAATATAAAGAAATTTTCAATGAATATAGATTCAAAGAATTCAATGACCTTGATTCTTCTTTGATTAATTCATACATAAAAATCAATGAATTAGGAATAAATGATCCAAAATATTTAGACTTGTTTGTAAAAAAAGACGATTTACTTAAATTGTATTCAGTTTATAAAGCCGAACAACAAAATCACAAAGAACAGACAATAAATTTCGATTTAAAATTTGTTGAGAACTTTAATTTTTCAACACAAAAACCTCTTAAATGACAACTTTACAAATTTGATGGAAAAAACTATCAACCTGCTCAAGATAAAATTGATGTAAATGTTAACGAAAAATTTAAAACACAAAATAATATAAAACTTGGTGATATTTTAACTATTACAAACATTGACAATGTTAGTTATTTTTCTCAAATATCGAATCTTTATGCAAATATTAAACATAACACAATAACTTCAGACTATAAAATTGGTCAATTTTGAATTAATAACGACGAAGGCATAGTAATTAATGCAAATAAAATAATAAGTGCTTTAGGTCTAAAAAGAGCATCTTCTAACCCACACGATGCTCAATATTATTCATACGTAATTGGGGACAAAGACAAATTTTTATCCCTAGTTGATGTTGAAAATATTCAACAAATTAATGAAAAAACCTCATTAAAAAACGAGTTTGAATTTAAACAAATTTTCAATGAAAATTTCTCAAAAAGCTTTAATTCGTACATAAATCTTGAAGCAAACAAAAAGTATAATATTTCTCCTTCTTGAGTATCAAAAACTACTTTAAAAACAGTATTTTTACGCGACAACTATTACACAAGTTTTGTCGAAGGATTCGGTAAAGAAAAGTGAACCGGTGCATTTAAAACATATATGGATTCGCTTGGAAAAATTAATGTTGCAAACAGAAATGAAGTTTGGGATGAACTAGAAACATTTGATTATTGAAGAAAGAATAAAATTGTAATATTAAAACCATATAAAAGAACTGCTGATGGCAAGTGAGAAATTGACGAAAATCAGTACAAAACCAAAACAATTAGTCTGCCACTTAGTTCAAATTTTGATTTTGCAGATTTAAAAACCATCAAATTATGAACAGATGACTCAAGAGTAAGACCGGACGGAAATAAATATAAAATCGACAAGAATAATTCGCAAAATATTATTGATATTTATTCAACTAACTTATATGATAGAGTAGCTAAAAAATTCAATAATTTAGATGATATTAATAAATTGCAATATCTTTCGAATGAAAATATTTTAAATGAAAGATATTCAATAATAAATTCAAGGGCTTATGAATCAACCAAATCGGTTATTGTTGATAAAATACTAGCGAAAGTTGGCGAAGAAAATGTTGGTATAAGACAAACAATAACTGTTAACGCAGTTGATGAAAAAACAAATCAACAAAATGTATATCATTTTATCAATGCTGGAAATAATGCACACACAATTTCTGGAATTAAAATGAATGTGGGGGAGCTATATAATGAAAAAACTCACCCAACTTCACTGACAACTTTGAGTAATGAAGATAAACAAATATACAATTCAACTCAATTAAACTCATACATTTCTTCATTGTTAATTAATTCTATTTTTAAAAATTTATATCCTGACCCCAACTTCATCAATCCTATATATGAGTTTAAAAATGTTATAGATTTTAATCCCGAAACAAACAAAACACAAACATTTTTGAATAAAAAGATTGTTAAATTGGCAAACTATAGTAATGATGATAAGTTGCATAGTAATGAGCAAACAAATTATGGTGTTATTGGCTTTGCAAACAAGTTCAAGATGGTTGAAAAAGTAGATGAAAATAACTACAACGTTAAATATTTCAATAAAATGCCTGTTGAAGGAATGGATTTTGGAACATTAAATAATTTCTTGAAAAATAATAAATTAACTATCGCACTTAAATATATAAAAACAGATGGTGAGGGTTGAGTTACATCAAGCAAAGAATTTAATAACATCAAGTATATTCCAATTAAATATTTATCACCAAAAGCAGAGCTAATGCAAGATATTTTAGCTAACGGTAGAATTGACGCGCTAGCAAATTCTATTGAGAAATATTTATTAACATCGGAACTTTTAAATAAATCATTTTTAACAAATGAGCAAATATTGGAAATTACCGATATACTGAAAATTGTATTGAATAAGCATAATTTTGCATCTGTTTTTGCAAGCGGAAAATTAAATCAAGGCATCATGCCAGAATTAATTTTTGACTTATTATATGAATTATCGCACCATAAAAAAGGTAATTTACTGAAGTTAATTTTAGACAATGTACTGAACCAAGCTTTGATTTCTGTTAAAAGAAACGGGTCTCTTGAAGAGCAAAAACAAAATCTAGTAATTGAGGTTAAAAATCTTTTTACAGTTCTAAAAGAAGCAATAAATATTGATTTAGGTAAGTTTATTTCACCAAAAACACTCGTTTATTCTTCAAAAAATCCAGTAATTTTTTCCGAATCTCTTGTTGAATTAATAAATTCGATCGATTTTAAAAAACTTTCAGAAAAAGCAAGAGTGTTTTTTGAACAAACAAATAATAAAACTAAACTACACCCCGAAAATAAACAGCCTTACATTCATAAGTTAAGTAGTGGTGATGTTATTAAATGAATTTTCGAATCAATTGACCAAAAACAATTTAAAAATTCAATTGCCGGATTAATTAATAATCTTGATATGAGATATATTTTTGACATAAGAAATAGTGATTCAATCATATTTAAATTAGTGTCGCAATTTGTTCCTTCTCTATCCGATGGGCTTGAAAAAGTAATAAGTAAAATTGACCAAAATAAAGATAATGAATTCATAAACGTCAAAAATGGATTAATTAATATTATAAATAGCGTTGACTTTGAAATCCTTTCTGCTGAATTAAATAAATACCAAGTTGAAAAATTTATAGAATACACTGACAACTATTTCGATGTTGAAACTAATAAACAAGTTTCAAAAAAACATAATATTGTTTTAAACCAAATTTCAGCAAAAAATGGTATTTTAGCATTTATAAAATCGCTATTTTACGCCCCTGGTTCAAATAGAACGTTTAAAAATAATCTAATTGAGATGTTCAATCTTTCATCAAGTGTTGAAGTAAAAACAACACAAAATGGTTCAAAAGTATTTGTTCCTAAAACCGACAATGATAAGTTATCATTCCTTGATTTTCTATCAATATTTAGTGGACTAAATAATTCAAGCAGTTCGACAGTGTTTAAAAACTATATTTATGAACAACTTTTATTGAACATTAAAGATAAAATTTCAAAAAGTGATAAAACGATTAATTTTGATTTACTAAATAACGAAGAGACTCGTTTTATAAAAGAATTCGGAATTTTTAATGATAAAAATACCATTCAAGACGCTTTAAATAAAGTAGATAATTTAATTGCCTTTATTAAGCAAACAAAAGGTGGTTCGAATTCGTTTGTCGAGCCTAAAAACAAAACAGGTGCCGACCTTTTAGGTGATTTAATTCGCTTCAATGATGGTAACACTACTTGACAATTATTAAAACAACTAATTTCTTTAAACGCCGGTTTTGACATTCAAAATGATTATTCAGTTTCTGCGCAAGCGTTTGATATTTTTACTCCTTGATTGCAAATATTTTTAAATAAGGATGTAAACGAATCCGAAACCAATAAATTTATTAAAGATTTATTAAATTTTGCTATATCACCATCAATTTTGCAACATATGCAAACTAAATCAAGAGGTGATAACATTCCATTTGTCAATAATAACGACTACTATATAACCGATGCGCTTTCAAACCCAAATAACAACACATTATTTAATGCTGACGAAAACAACAAATTTTTAAACAAAGATGTTGAAAATTTAGCAGAAAATAACCCAAAATTTAGAAATTGAATTTTAAATAATAAACTACTTTTAATCAATCAATTGGCTATGATTGCGTCGAGTCATAAATTCAGCGCAAATCAGCAATACCCACAAGGAATTTACTATGCTATTGTTAAACAATTTGTTGATAATTACTTGTCAAAACCCGAGTTTTATTCAATAGCACCAATTGCCTTCAATTTAGCCTCTAAAATTGTTGTGAATATTCCTGTTGAAATTTTTGGTATTAATAAAATTTTAATTAATCCAATATTAAGATTTATATTTCCTGAAGTTGCTCTTACTTATTTAGCTTCGCAAAGAGAAAATGAAAGTTTGATTAATGGAAACCTTGCTTACTTGGTTTTAAATAGAACTGTTGATTTTGAGTTATTGGCAAATGAGAATACTAATGAGTTTAAATTGCTTTCAAATTATCTTGATTTAGCTCTATCTGATAAAGACACATCGCTTATTCCATTAAACTTGGACAAAACTAAGAATTTAGTTATGGATGGTCCAGCTATTGAAAATATAAAGGAAAAATCATTGAAAATTCCTAGGGTTTTTGGTATTAATTTATTAAAAATTATTCCCGATATACTGCAAAATATAGTTGAACCAACTGAATTAAAAGAAATTGTATTTAATAGTTCATCAAGTTATGTAGCTAAAGCGAATTATGCTTATTTAATTAAAAATAACAAAGAAATTTTCAATGGAGAAATACCTAGTGATCCATTGAAAATTGATGATTTTATAAACAATTTAGATGAAAAATATTTATTAAATGTCAATGGAATAAAATTTGTAATTGTTGGTCAAGATATAACTGTGGATTACATGTATCCTGTTGTGGATGAAAACAATTTACAAGTGAATACGTCAAATCAAGCGCTTGTTTATGTGAATAATTCTGGCTTTGACAGAATTAAATTAGCATACGCCGGAAATGTTGTTAAGGAAGCACTTTTAGTTAAAAATTCTACTAAACTAAGTAATAATGAATTAAAAGCTCAACTAACGAATATTGTTGATAAATCAATTAGCGATTCAAACAAATTACAAAGAGTATTTTTAAGTACAGAAATTGACCCAATTAACCCTGAACGAGCGCTAAGACTTAATACTGTTGAATCAATAATTAAGTTAATATCAGTGGCAACAACTGCGTTGATTACTGGTTTATCTATTGTTGTTGGTGTTGCAATTATTTTTGTTGTAAAAAGATACATTTCAAACAAAAATAAAGTTATAGGCATTTTAGTTTCGCAAGGTTATAGTGTTTCGCAAATTGCGCTTTCATTAACTATATTTGCTTTGGTTACATCAATTATTGGTGGAGTATTGGGATATGTAATTGGAAATAGGCTCCAATTAACGCTGTTGAGTGTGTTTTCTAATTACTGGACAATGCCAAAAGAAACAATTAATTTTGACTGAATAGCAATGATTTTTACAGTCTTTGTTCCTTTTATTTCAATGAGCATATTAATTTATATTGTTGCGCTTGTTTCACTAAGATACAAACCAGTAGAATTAATGTCAAATCAAGTTGAGCTTCCTAAATCAAAAATAATTCACAATTATCATAAATTTACAAAACGCGCTAATGTTAAATCAAGATTTTCAACAGTGCTGGCACTTGGAAATATTTGAAAACTTATTGCATTCTCAACAAGTGTGGCACTAACAAGTTCAGCTACAATATTTGGTATTGCTACAAGCAATGTGTTTAAAACAACTGTTTCAGACACATACAAAAATAGAAACTATTCATTCAAAATAGATTTAGAATCGCCAACTATTGAAGGTGGTTTATACACAACTTATCAACCAGAAAATCTTTACAAAAACTTATATACTCCGATCGGGGATTCAATAGAGTCTCAACGTGAATTAAATGATTTCTTTAAACCCGGATATTCAAATGTAGTCAATAAAAATGGTCTTAATGGAATTAAAAATGACACAGATTCATATTATGATTCGCATATCTTGACACAATTTTCTGCATCAATAAAAGTTGATGCTGGGGTCTCGGTTGACCCTTGACAAGTCGCATACAATTCAATGCCTGACTCACAAAAAGCAAAAATTGATAAAGATAGAGACCGTGTTGGTGTTCTACTTGAAAGAACCCAAATTGAGAACACAAAAAATAAATGAGATATTAATCCAATTACAAAATATGTCTCATTAAAAGATGAAAAAGACAATAACTTAGACTTTTTCAAATATTATCGTTCACCATTTGAAAAACAAGGTAAATTTGTTTATGCGAAATGAAACGGCACCGAGTACGAAATGCGTTCAGTAACTACTGAACAAAAAATGCGTGAATTATATAGAAAATTCCTATTAAATGGTTATAAAGCATTGCAAAATCGAATCAATTTGGAAACAAAAAATCCAGATTTAATTAAACGCCCTTCGACGAATTCAATTGAAAAATCAATTCAATACAATTATTGACTCGAAGATGCTGGGGAATTATATGGCCCAACAATTAATGATTATTTCATTAGTTTTGGCGGGGTTTATTTCAACGAAAATCATGACGAAGTTTATTCATATATTAAATCTAATTACAAAGGCAAAGATATTAAGGTATATGGATATAAACGTGATAGCAATTTTGTTAAATTGTTAAATGATAAAGGGCAAAATTTATATGAATCATTGTATAACTTCAACAATGAGCAACTAAGCCCATTAGTTATTAACAAAGTAGCAGCAGATAACTATAATTTAAATCTAAATGATGTTATTGAAATCCAAATAAACAACCATATTGATAGATATCACAATGAAATACTAAAACAAATAGGCGAAAAACCAATAAAACATAAAGCTAGATTTAAAATTGTTGGTATTAATCCAACGTATGTTAATAATGAATTTATAACAACTATTGATGCTGCAAATAAATTAATAGGTTTAGACAAGTTTTCTAATGGCAATAATACACCGTTTAATGGTATTTTAACAAATAATGCCAACCCATTACAAGTAACTGGATCTACTGGATTGTATTCAAGAAGCGGCTACTGGTCAAGTATAGATACTTTTAACACTGGTGCACAATCAATTGAAACTACAAAATCAATGTTTGATCAAATATTCAATCCTAAAAATGGTGTTTTATCAAGAACACTAAACCAAGATCAAATAATGAAGTTCTTAGATCCTACAAAAGATAAATTTGACGAAAATGCCTATAAATCAATTCGTGAGCAACCACAACAAGCAATTAGCAAGTTTGCTAATATATATGAAAATAAAGTTTATATTGCGCTTTCAAGTGCTATTGATTCTAAGGAAATTGAATCAGGATTCATCGGTCAAATTAGCAATACAATTCAAACAATAACTATTTCAATTATTGTTCTAAGCTTCAATGTTTCGCTAATTATTTTGATTATTATGTCAACAATAATAATTAGCGAAAATCAAAAAAATATTGCAATTTGGTCAATATTGGGCTATAAAAATAGAGAAAAATTGAAAATGTTCTTCCTTGTTTATATTCCATTTATTGTTGTTGCGATATTAATTTCAATTCCAATTTCAATTGCTATTATGGCTTCATTCAAGGCTGCATTACTAAGTTTTTCTGGTGTGGCACTTAACCTAGTTTTAAAACCAATTTATGTTTTATTAACTACTTTAATAATGTTATTAATATTCTTTGTTACTTCGTTTATTACTTGAATTAGTGTAAATAAAATGAAGCCAGTTGACTTGCTGAAAGGAAAATAA
- a CDS encoding 2-oxo acid dehydrogenase subunit E2 yields MAEIIQPKALEAKTEKIAPIRKAIAKNLKQVMDSIAYVSLTRKGDVSNLWDYRKANLASVQEKHGVKLTFLSWIIKATAIALTEFPAFLGNWNAETGEVTYPDTVNINIAVDTPFGLVVPVIRETEKLSIVEIQKEIIRVADLAQNRKLTMKDMAGGHFTITNVGSVGAMFGNPIPNLGQVGIVAVGTIADEVKVNKDGTFAPTKQLYTTIAADHRWVDGADMARLNNRILELLEKPELLGEL; encoded by the coding sequence ATGGCAGAAATTATTCAACCAAAAGCATTGGAAGCTAAAACCGAAAAAATAGCCCCAATTCGTAAAGCTATAGCAAAAAACCTAAAACAAGTAATGGATTCAATCGCTTACGTATCATTAACACGTAAAGGCGATGTGTCTAATTTATGAGATTATCGTAAAGCTAATTTAGCTAGTGTTCAAGAAAAACATGGTGTTAAATTAACATTTTTATCTTGAATTATTAAAGCTACAGCAATCGCATTGACTGAATTTCCAGCTTTTTTAGGAAATTGAAATGCAGAAACTGGTGAAGTTACATACCCAGATACTGTAAACATTAATATTGCAGTGGATACACCGTTTGGTCTTGTTGTGCCAGTTATTCGTGAAACTGAAAAATTAAGTATTGTTGAAATACAAAAAGAAATTATTCGTGTTGCGGATTTAGCACAAAATAGAAAACTTACAATGAAAGATATGGCTGGCGGCCACTTTACAATTACAAACGTTGGTTCAGTAGGAGCAATGTTTGGTAATCCAATTCCAAACTTAGGACAAGTTGGAATTGTAGCAGTTGGAACAATTGCTGATGAAGTTAAAGTTAATAAAGATGGCACTTTTGCGCCAACAAAACAACTTTACACTACTATAGCCGCTGATCACCGTTGAGTTGATGGTGCAGATATGGCTCGTTTAAATAATAGAATTTTAGAATTACTGGAAAAACCAGAATTGTTAGGAGAATTATAA
- a CDS encoding phosphate acyltransferase: MANFSQHIQNLLTKKSKDRVLSVLFIDGDDKRSREAAIFLQENKLAKPIMLLENESQIVEDGLKNIIMSQQSEKIDEYANKMFELRKGKEDLETCKKLCAYRPYFGAMMIRTKEVESAVGGLIYSTQDILRAAFKCVGPKPGIKTMSSVIVMHKGEEKIIFTDPSTVQKPDVNQLVDIATNAIDFAKSMDMNPLAGFLTYSTNGSGKGENPDLVREAVKISMEKGLEIIEGELQFDSAYDLNVRSKKFPTATQKPAGIFVFPNLESCNIGCKIAQRMGDYGAVGAIMVGVNGAINDFSRGATVQDVIDVTSITILKGYDFL, translated from the coding sequence ATGGCAAATTTTAGTCAACACATTCAAAATTTATTAACAAAAAAATCAAAAGATAGAGTACTAAGTGTTTTATTTATTGACGGTGATGATAAAAGATCACGAGAAGCCGCAATATTTTTACAAGAAAATAAACTAGCTAAACCAATAATGCTTTTAGAAAATGAATCGCAAATTGTTGAAGATGGATTAAAAAACATAATAATGTCGCAACAATCAGAAAAAATCGATGAATATGCAAACAAAATGTTTGAATTAAGAAAAGGTAAAGAAGATTTGGAAACTTGCAAAAAACTATGTGCTTATAGACCATATTTTGGTGCAATGATGATTAGAACAAAAGAAGTTGAAAGTGCAGTTGGCGGGTTGATTTATTCAACTCAAGATATTTTAAGAGCTGCATTTAAGTGCGTAGGCCCTAAACCTGGAATTAAAACAATGTCTTCAGTTATTGTTATGCACAAAGGTGAAGAAAAAATTATTTTTACAGACCCTTCAACAGTTCAAAAACCAGATGTTAACCAATTGGTTGATATAGCAACAAATGCCATTGATTTCGCAAAATCAATGGATATGAATCCTTTAGCTGGTTTTTTAACTTATTCAACTAATGGTTCTGGTAAGGGAGAAAACCCAGATTTAGTAAGAGAAGCAGTAAAAATTTCAATGGAAAAAGGATTGGAAATTATTGAAGGTGAACTTCAATTTGACTCAGCATACGACTTAAATGTTAGATCGAAAAAATTCCCAACCGCAACACAAAAACCAGCAGGAATATTTGTATTCCCTAACCTTGAAAGCTGCAACATTGGCTGCAAAATTGCACAAAGAATGGGTGATTATGGTGCAGTAGGTGCAATTATGGTAGGTGTAAACGGAGCAATCAATGATTTCAGTCGTGGAGCAACCGTACAAGATGTAATCGATGTTACCTCAATAACTATTTTGAAAGGTTATGATTTCTTATAA